ATATATGAACGGTCAAATGGTCCTATCCCGTTCCGCACTGCGGCAAGGATTTTCGGAATCAGCCGGCAAGGAAAACACGGCCATACATGAGTTTGTACACCTGCTGGATAAATCTGACGGCGCTACCGATGGCATTCCTGAAAATTTAATGCCTCATCAATATGTAATTCCCTGGATAAAAATGATCCACCAGGAGATGACAAGAATAGAGAAAGGCAAATCAGACATTAACCCTTACGCAATCACCAACGAAGCAGAATTTCTGGCGGTAGTTTCAGAATATTTTTTTGAAAAACCCGACCTTCTAAAAAATAAACACCCTGAACTTTATCAGGTGCTTTCCACTATTTTTTCGCAAAATCCGGCTAAAGTTTAGGCCTGCTAAATTGCTATAAACTACCGAGTAACGCTACCAGAAATTCCGTTTGAATCTCCATATGAGGGATATGTCCACATCCATCAAATTCAATAAGTTTGGAACCTGGTATTTTTGCAGCAGTTTGCTTGCCTAATAATTGATACTGGCCATGTAAAGCCTGCTGTTCCGGACTCAGCAAGCCCTTACCTACAATGGTACGGTCTTGTTTGCCAATAAAAAGAACAGTGGGTACGCGCAAACTGGCAAATTCATAAACTACCGGCTGCTCATAAATCATAGTGAAAGTCATGGCGGCAACCTTTGCCCAGCGAGGATAATCTGCACTAAAGGTAACGCCACCTCCAATACGAACCAATTCATCATATTGGGGCTTCCAGGAAACAAAATAAGAGCCCTGATAGTATTTTTTGATGCTTTCGGCAGTAGATTTTAACTCTGTTTTATACTGGGTTTCTGTATTTACATAAGGTACAAACTGCCTGTAATCTTCTAAACCTATAGGATCTTCAAGCAGTAATTTCTCTGTGTTTAAAGGGAACATTAAGGCAAACCGGGTTGCCAGCATTCCGCCCATTGAATGACCAAGAATACTGGCCTTTTGAATACCAAGGGTATCCAGCAAAGCTTTATTCCAGCTGGCCATTTGATGGAAACTGTAATGTATAAATGGTTTTGAGGATTTACCAAACCCGATTTGATCTGGAACAATTACCCTAAAGCCACGACTTGTAAGCGCCTTAATTACTTCTGTCCAATAATACCCTCCAAAGTTTTTTCCATGAAACAATACTACTGTACGCCCGTTTGCCTTTTTTGAGGGGGCTACATCCATATAGGCCATGCGAACATCCTGCCCTTCCGTTTGAATAGGGAAATATTTTACCGGATATGCATATTTGACGTTTTCAAGCGTAATAGATAATGTATCGGATTTTTGTGCAAAAGCAACCGAACACAACAATAAGAAAATTGGAATTACAAGCGCAATACTTTTTTTGAACATATCATCAACTGATTAAGTAAACAAAACAACAGTAGCCATTGAAAGTTGTAAAGCTAGCCAATATTTAAGCAAAAAGCCCATTCCGGACTAAGGAATGGGCTTTTGTAGCTCTAATTTTACCGAATTACTTTTTTAGTGTAAAGGGTATATTTACGCCAAACGTAACGTTCCGGCCCTGGTTATAAATGCCAAATGAGGTATCTTCATCACTTAGCCGCCCTGGTTTAAAACGACTTAAATGATCATAATAGGATTTATTTAACAGGTTTTTTCCGGCAGCATAAATAGTAATGTCCTGACTTTTTCCGATCCTTAACGTGGTACCTACACTTGCGTTTAGCAAAGTATAACCAGCGGTGGCAATTTCAAAACTGTCTGTTTTTGTCTGTTTAAAAAAGTTATCGATGCCAACCGACACATAAGAATTAGCGGTTCCCGCAATTTTTGGTTCAAAGCGTAATTCATTACGCAATGTAGCAGCAGGGATAAAAGGTAATGACTGTTTGGTAGTCCTGTTTGTGGCCCTGGTATATGAAAACCCATTTTCAAAATGAAGAAAGCTCACAGGATGCAAAGTTAGCGCCGCTTCAATACCACGTAAAAACGCGTTGTCTTGCACAAAGTTATATACAGGAAAATCAGTGAGCCCCCCATCCTCATCTTCTACCTCTTTTGTTGTCCCATCCGTATTGTAATAAATGTAATTGTTGATGGTATTGGCAAACCCACCAATGCTTGCGCTTAAGTACTGGTTGCTATAGTCAAAAGAAGCGTCAAACTGGTAGCTCTGTTCAGGCTTTAAGTTTGGATTACCAACCTCATAACGGAAAACTCCTTCATGCACGCCATTTGAAGACAGTTCCGCGATGTTTGGTGCCCTGAATGCACTTCCGGCATTCGCTTTAAAGCTAAAGGCATCATTAAATTCATGGGTATACCCCAATGCAGCAGTTACATGGGAAAACTTGTTGCTGAAGGCATCAAATTCTGTGTCCCCATTAAAGGCCTTGCCTGTCATTTTCCTGTAATCGAAACGTGCACCAGCATTAAAAGTATCATTGTTCCAGGTTTTTTTAACAAAGGCAAATCCGCCAAATGCCTGCGAGTCATAATCCGGAATCAACTGCTCTGCACCAGTAGTATTTAAACTGTGTACAATTTCTCCGGAGAAACCCAAAACCGGTGCCCAACCATTAACCTGTTTAAAAG
The nucleotide sequence above comes from Pedobacter sp. MC2016-14. Encoded proteins:
- a CDS encoding alpha/beta fold hydrolase; protein product: MFKKSIALVIPIFLLLCSVAFAQKSDTLSITLENVKYAYPVKYFPIQTEGQDVRMAYMDVAPSKKANGRTVVLFHGKNFGGYYWTEVIKALTSRGFRVIVPDQIGFGKSSKPFIHYSFHQMASWNKALLDTLGIQKASILGHSMGGMLATRFALMFPLNTEKLLLEDPIGLEDYRQFVPYVNTETQYKTELKSTAESIKKYYQGSYFVSWKPQYDELVRIGGGVTFSADYPRWAKVAAMTFTMIYEQPVVYEFASLRVPTVLFIGKQDRTIVGKGLLSPEQQALHGQYQLLGKQTAAKIPGSKLIEFDGCGHIPHMEIQTEFLVALLGSL